A window of the Acidobacteriota bacterium genome harbors these coding sequences:
- a CDS encoding nuclear transport factor 2 family protein: MSQSLESHAKDCDEILAHIDSIFQAFAQRDREALARTHLPNWKGFIARSRQVIRDRDQYLHDVERVIEHQHYSTWELSDVDFAFYGDTAIVCYIARVCGDLPQNKTFEYKMRIMDIYQRMPEGWNLAASSVSVHPDEIDRHLSTLALMTHQY, translated from the coding sequence ATGTCCCAATCCCTTGAGAGCCATGCCAAGGACTGCGACGAGATTCTGGCCCACATCGACTCGATTTTTCAGGCGTTCGCCCAGCGCGACCGCGAGGCGCTCGCCCGCACCCATCTGCCCAACTGGAAGGGTTTCATCGCTCGGTCCCGCCAGGTGATCCGCGACCGCGATCAGTATCTCCATGACGTGGAGCGGGTGATCGAACACCAGCACTACTCCACCTGGGAGTTGTCTGATGTGGATTTCGCGTTTTACGGTGACACCGCCATCGTCTGTTACATCGCCCGGGTCTGCGGCGACCTTCCCCAGAACAAAACCTTCGAGTACAAAATGCGGATCATGGACATCTACCAGCGCATGCCCGAGGGCTGGAACCTGGCGGCGTCCAGCGTCAGCGTTCATCCCGACGAGATCGACCGGCACCTCAGCACCCTGGCGCTCATGACGCACCAGTACTGA